From one Melioribacteraceae bacterium genomic stretch:
- a CDS encoding site-2 protease family protein encodes MEDQKTYNSSLFENILIKKHKQNYLLHIGLFLITFITATIAGVEWTTGTMGPYEFEVLTKGLPYSLSVLFMLSFHEFGHYFAAVYHKVKATLPFFIPFPPIPGFFNFGTLGAVIKTKTPVLNNKAMFDIGVAGPLSGFVACIALLVYGFINLPGEEYILQIHPDYFSPEYGEGSLSLTFGDTILFSLLRELLTSPGDFIPPMTEIYHYPFLCVGWFGLFVTAMNMIPVGQLDGGHIVYSMFGEKIHEVIASISMLFLFGFGAIGLMDSLLELNYNIGWTGWLFWGFVLYFFIKVKHPPVQTFEKLDSKRMMLGYISLFVLLLSFSPTPFIVSF; translated from the coding sequence ATGGAAGATCAAAAAACATATAATTCTTCGTTGTTTGAAAATATTTTAATTAAGAAACACAAACAAAACTATCTTCTTCACATTGGTTTGTTCTTAATTACTTTTATTACTGCAACAATCGCCGGAGTTGAGTGGACAACCGGAACAATGGGTCCATACGAGTTTGAAGTTCTGACGAAAGGATTGCCTTACTCTTTATCGGTTTTGTTCATGTTGAGCTTTCATGAATTTGGGCATTACTTTGCTGCAGTCTATCATAAAGTAAAAGCAACTTTACCATTTTTTATCCCATTTCCTCCAATTCCCGGCTTTTTCAACTTTGGAACACTTGGTGCTGTTATTAAAACAAAAACTCCAGTTTTAAATAATAAGGCTATGTTTGATATTGGCGTTGCCGGACCTTTATCCGGATTTGTTGCCTGCATTGCACTGCTTGTTTATGGATTTATAAATCTTCCGGGTGAAGAATATATTTTACAAATTCATCCCGATTATTTCTCACCGGAATACGGTGAAGGAAGTTTAAGTCTGACTTTTGGCGATACAATATTATTTTCTCTTTTAAGAGAACTATTAACTTCACCCGGTGATTTTATACCTCCGATGACTGAAATTTATCACTATCCATTTTTATGCGTAGGTTGGTTTGGTTTATTTGTTACAGCGATGAACATGATTCCAGTCGGACAACTAGATGGCGGACATATTGTTTACAGTATGTTCGGTGAAAAAATTCATGAAGTAATTGCAAGTATTTCCATGTTGTTCTTATTTGGATTCGGGGCTATTGGGTTAATGGATTCACTTCTTGAACTTAATTATAATATTGGCTGGACTGGTTGGTTGTTCTGGGGATTTGTACTTTACTTTTTTATAAAAGTAAAACATCCGCCTGTTCAGACTTTTGAGAAACTTGATTCAAAACGAATGATGCTTGGTTATATCAGTTTATTTGTTTTGTTATTATCTTTTTCTCCAACACCCTTTATTGTGTCTTTTTAA
- a CDS encoding PorV/PorQ family protein, whose translation MKKILFTLIFATSIFAQSAGSSGLSFLKSGFNARNIAMGDLGVASAHDVSALYYNPALLADYVSPQLTFSHNQLMQDVSGQMLGASFPLFGLPFAFGLNTTSVSGFEMRTRPGEPESTFNVHFFNASLSTGFYLYEKLSFGMTVKYLYENLFSDDASGLGFDLGVSYKNIIEGLDLGLSYRNMGSMEKLRNVETELPTDLRIGAAYNFPLTSIQSDITLTGGMQKYTKSEDTHLHVGAEIFYDNLIALRGGYMSGYESKGLTAGLGLLWNGINFDYAFVPYDYGLGDSHIISLMYTF comes from the coding sequence ATGAAAAAAATACTATTCACATTAATTTTTGCTACTTCAATTTTTGCACAATCAGCCGGATCGTCGGGACTTTCATTTCTTAAATCCGGATTTAATGCAAGAAATATTGCAATGGGTGATCTCGGAGTTGCATCGGCACACGATGTTAGTGCTCTTTATTATAATCCGGCTTTACTTGCTGATTATGTTTCACCTCAATTAACTTTTTCGCATAACCAGTTAATGCAAGATGTTTCGGGACAGATGTTAGGTGCGAGTTTTCCTTTATTCGGACTGCCTTTTGCTTTCGGTTTAAATACAACATCAGTTTCCGGTTTTGAAATGAGAACAAGACCGGGTGAACCCGAATCAACTTTTAATGTACACTTTTTTAATGCAAGTCTATCAACCGGGTTTTATTTATACGAAAAATTATCATTTGGTATGACCGTAAAATACCTGTATGAAAATCTTTTTTCGGATGACGCAAGTGGTTTAGGTTTCGATCTTGGAGTTAGTTATAAAAATATTATTGAGGGGTTGGACCTCGGACTTTCTTACAGAAACATGGGTTCAATGGAAAAATTACGAAATGTTGAAACTGAATTGCCTACTGATTTAAGAATCGGAGCCGCCTATAACTTTCCGCTTACCTCAATTCAATCGGATATAACACTAACCGGTGGTATGCAAAAATATACAAAATCAGAAGACACACATTTACACGTAGGTGCTGAAATATTTTATGATAATTTAATAGCACTCCGCGGTGGATATATGAGTGGTTATGAATCAAAAGGATTGACAGCAGGTTTAGGATTACTCTGGAACGGAATTAATTTTGATTATGCATTCGTACCTTATGATTATGGTTTAGGAGATTCTCATATTATTTCATTAATGTACACTTTCTAA
- a CDS encoding glycosyltransferase family 39 protein, translated as MNKDFIERLNQPKYLLPIIIILAASVRIIFFMGHVFSDDSYYSQLAISFLEGNYPSDFIGYPIHLARKLVTVLTAVGFIILGENEIGSILFPFLFSILSLPIIYGIAKELFNEKIALTAVFLLAFFPTDIIFATLNFADLITAFFINFGIYYLIKYYKESVLKYSFFAGMYFAISIFAKMSFYYVGILLLLLFVYQFIRTKKLDPGLLVSMALPLTILIVEGIFTGIKTGNYFYRLQLVEENYNYTYYNFFPYTILGSNFTNSEYLLGILRQVFIENLPSIFLRRFYLFVPILALIQSFILLRNREHREIVYWFLGLTILLAAFTTSPLSYKPLDLKLSWYIYPLFVPAIILASVFINKFNVRLQSIYLILFVAASIFMSLEYQKYFGISEKKEFKNFISDNPTEIIFTDHHTKYGIDLIDGYPNIRRAKRISNLDRDERNIPPKSYVIYNPSVVDELEKQGHEFKLFQDLFSEKFKLIEVISGFEIYQKVEY; from the coding sequence TTGAACAAAGATTTTATCGAACGGCTTAACCAACCTAAATATTTACTTCCCATAATTATAATCCTTGCTGCTTCAGTAAGGATTATTTTTTTTATGGGACATGTTTTTTCGGATGATTCATACTATTCTCAATTAGCAATTTCATTTTTAGAAGGTAATTATCCATCTGATTTTATAGGTTATCCGATTCATTTAGCAAGAAAGCTTGTCACAGTTCTCACAGCGGTTGGTTTTATTATCTTGGGCGAAAATGAAATTGGATCAATCTTATTTCCATTTTTATTTTCTATTCTTAGTCTGCCTATAATTTATGGAATTGCGAAAGAGTTATTCAATGAAAAAATAGCGTTGACTGCTGTATTCCTTTTAGCATTTTTCCCAACAGATATAATTTTTGCCACACTTAATTTTGCTGATCTTATTACAGCTTTCTTTATCAATTTTGGAATATATTATTTAATAAAATATTATAAAGAATCTGTATTGAAATACTCATTCTTTGCCGGGATGTATTTTGCAATCTCAATTTTTGCGAAGATGAGTTTTTACTATGTAGGAATTTTATTACTGCTTTTGTTTGTTTATCAGTTTATTAGAACTAAGAAATTGGATCCGGGATTACTAGTAAGTATGGCACTTCCTCTGACGATATTAATTGTTGAAGGAATTTTTACTGGAATTAAAACCGGCAATTATTTTTATCGTCTGCAATTAGTGGAAGAAAATTACAATTATACATACTATAACTTTTTCCCTTACACAATCTTAGGAAGTAATTTTACAAACAGTGAATATTTGTTGGGGATTTTAAGACAAGTCTTTATCGAAAACTTACCGAGTATTTTTCTACGTAGATTTTATTTATTTGTACCGATTCTTGCTTTGATTCAATCTTTTATTTTGCTAAGGAATAGAGAACACAGAGAAATTGTTTATTGGTTTCTTGGGTTGACAATTTTATTAGCCGCATTTACAACTTCACCGTTAAGTTATAAGCCATTAGATCTAAAATTGAGTTGGTATATATATCCGTTATTTGTTCCTGCGATTATTCTCGCGTCCGTTTTTATTAATAAGTTTAATGTCAGACTGCAATCGATTTATTTAATTTTATTTGTAGCTGCCTCAATATTTATGTCATTAGAATATCAAAAGTATTTCGGGATTTCTGAAAAGAAGGAATTCAAAAATTTCATTTCAGACAATCCTACAGAAATAATTTTTACAGATCATCACACAAAGTATGGCATTGACTTAATCGATGGCTATCCAAATATACGGAGAGCTAAGCGTATCAGTAATCTTGATCGGGATGAAAGGAATATCCCTCCTAAAAGTTATGTGATTTATAATCCAAGTGTTGTTGATGAACTTGAAAAACAAGGACACGAGTTCAAATTGTTTCAAGATTTATTTAGCGAGAAATTCAAATTGATTGAGGTAATCTCCGGATTCGAAATCTATCAAAAAGTAGAATACTGA
- a CDS encoding GNAT family N-acetyltransferase: protein MAIEIIPYNEEWKEEWDRFVLNSNNGTMFHMQKFFDYHTPGKFSFNHLMFIENGKLAAVLPGARRGDSFESPIGASYGSLVTPDLKFDKALELVSALIEYAKKQGIKEIELTSAPRVYEKYQNENLDFALLWLGFSYKLHYISSAIKLDPGIDIIERFQATIRRNIRKSFKEGVTVEINDKYDEFYPILIENKARHGVKPTHSLEDLIKLTELLPDRLKLFMVYAEGKPIGGSVMFYPNETVALCFYNMLRYEYEKYKPIQRVMYEVVKDATESGYKYVDIGVSQDTSAENPMTPSLGLIEFKEKFDAKTVMRNTFHIKL, encoded by the coding sequence ATGGCTATTGAAATAATTCCTTACAACGAAGAATGGAAAGAAGAGTGGGATAGATTTGTACTTAATTCAAATAACGGTACGATGTTCCACATGCAAAAGTTTTTTGATTATCACACTCCCGGTAAATTTTCTTTTAATCACTTGATGTTTATTGAAAACGGTAAGTTAGCTGCGGTGCTACCTGGTGCAAGAAGGGGAGATTCATTTGAATCGCCGATTGGTGCAAGCTATGGTTCACTTGTAACTCCCGATCTTAAATTTGATAAAGCACTTGAATTGGTTTCCGCATTGATTGAATACGCAAAGAAGCAAGGAATAAAAGAAATTGAGTTAACTTCGGCTCCAAGGGTTTATGAGAAATATCAAAATGAAAATCTTGACTTTGCTCTTCTATGGCTTGGGTTTTCTTATAAACTACACTATATCTCAAGCGCGATAAAGCTTGATCCCGGCATTGATATTATTGAAAGATTTCAAGCAACCATTAGACGAAATATTCGAAAAAGTTTTAAAGAAGGTGTTACTGTTGAAATCAATGATAAATATGATGAATTTTACCCGATACTAATTGAAAACAAAGCTCGACACGGTGTAAAACCAACACATTCATTAGAAGACCTAATAAAACTCACTGAACTTCTTCCGGATAGATTAAAATTGTTTATGGTCTATGCCGAAGGAAAACCAATCGGCGGATCCGTAATGTTTTATCCAAATGAAACCGTAGCTTTGTGTTTTTATAATATGCTTCGCTATGAGTATGAAAAATACAAACCTATTCAACGGGTAATGTACGAGGTTGTTAAAGACGCAACCGAATCGGGTTATAAATATGTTGATATTGGTGTCTCACAAGATACTTCGGCAGAAAACCCTATGACACCCTCGTTGGGTCTGATTGAGTTTAAAGAAAAGTTTGATGCAAAAACTGTTATGAGAAATACATTTCACATCAAATTATAA
- a CDS encoding glycosyltransferase — MSKKKQIFIAFLGNPFHDSRITNLKKSLEDNFCDVKVIGFDWTTPNFKTYRDESTVVYKLTKTKFSIFFYASFKLLLLKELFKTKADLYFAEEIYSLPFVKLRSYFNNAKVYYNSRELYAFLGGLRNRKFIQKIFTTLERIFIHQVDLVLTTGEMDSEFLHKFYGIKNTLVIRNIPKFTRVTDKVDLRKKLSLPENVKILLYQGVLIDGRGIELVISNLNNIPNSVLVLVGDGERKLRWQKYAEEMNVADRVFFLGTIPQEELINYTAAGDIGVCLIENISVSYYHALPNKLFEYIMAGLPVISSALPQMKNIVKKYNVGKVVDLEVSQRIDSAINEMINDQEKLNVYKNNCSLAAQELNWDVEFSNVKDHLLNF, encoded by the coding sequence ATGAGTAAAAAGAAACAGATATTCATCGCGTTTCTTGGTAATCCGTTTCATGATTCACGTATTACTAATCTTAAAAAATCTCTTGAAGATAATTTCTGCGATGTAAAGGTAATAGGATTCGATTGGACTACACCAAACTTCAAAACTTATCGAGATGAATCAACCGTTGTTTATAAACTTACCAAAACAAAGTTCTCAATCTTTTTCTATGCAAGTTTTAAATTGCTTCTGTTAAAAGAGCTCTTTAAAACAAAAGCTGATCTTTATTTTGCCGAAGAAATATATTCACTCCCGTTCGTAAAATTGAGAAGTTATTTTAACAATGCTAAAGTTTATTACAACAGTCGCGAACTTTATGCGTTTTTAGGCGGACTTCGAAACAGAAAATTCATTCAAAAAATTTTTACAACACTTGAAAGAATTTTCATTCACCAAGTCGATTTAGTCCTTACAACAGGCGAAATGGATTCGGAATTTCTTCATAAATTTTATGGAATAAAAAACACTTTGGTAATTAGAAATATTCCAAAGTTTACTCGAGTTACCGATAAAGTTGATTTGAGAAAAAAACTTTCACTTCCGGAAAACGTAAAAATATTATTGTACCAAGGAGTTCTTATTGACGGTAGGGGAATTGAGTTAGTAATAAGCAACCTTAATAATATTCCTAATTCAGTTTTGGTTTTGGTAGGTGATGGTGAACGTAAATTGAGATGGCAAAAATATGCGGAGGAAATGAACGTCGCCGATCGTGTTTTTTTCTTAGGTACGATTCCGCAAGAAGAATTAATAAATTATACTGCCGCCGGTGATATCGGTGTTTGTTTAATCGAAAATATAAGTGTTAGTTATTATCACGCACTTCCAAATAAATTATTTGAGTACATAATGGCTGGATTGCCGGTTATTTCTTCAGCCTTACCGCAAATGAAAAATATTGTTAAAAAATATAACGTGGGCAAAGTTGTTGATCTAGAGGTAAGTCAAAGAATTGATTCTGCGATTAACGAAATGATAAATGATCAAGAAAAATTAAATGTGTATAAGAATAATTGCTCTTTGGCTGCGCAAGAACTTAATTGGGATGTCGAATTCAGCAATGTTAAAGATCATCTGTTAAATTTTTAA